One window of the Eucalyptus grandis isolate ANBG69807.140 chromosome 6, ASM1654582v1, whole genome shotgun sequence genome contains the following:
- the LOC104450156 gene encoding phytohormone-binding protein: protein MKEAKTQVTADVGIDSLWKCLSKDLHSVLPQVLPNLVQNGEVIEGDGGLGSVILFNFGPDVPNMKYQKEKIVELDESSHRIGLQVIEGGHLDLGFTFYKTSFQLTAISEKQTLVDVVYECETEQTVLPSKTTAGAVACIKGLENYLLSTDAI, encoded by the exons ATGAAAGAAGCCAAGACTCAGGTGACTGCCGATGTAGGGATTGATTCACTGTGGAAGTGTTTGTCCAAGGATCTACACTCTGTCCTTCCACAGGTCCTTCCAAACTTAGTGCAGAATGGAGAGGTCATCGAAGGAGATGGCGGCCTTGGTTCGgtcattcttttcaattttggccCTG ATGTGCCGAATATGAAGTACCAGAAGGAGAAGATTGTGGAACTCGACGAGTCTTCACATCGAATTGGGTTGCAAGTGATAGAAGGGGGTCACCTTGATCTTGGCTTCACCTTTTACAAAACTTCATTTCAACTTACCGCAATTTCAGAGAAGCAGACACTGGTGGATGTGGTGTACGAATGTGAGACAGAACAAACTGTCCTGCCCTCAAAAACTACGGCCGGCGCAGTTGCATGCATCAAGGGCCTCGAGAACTATTTGTTGAGTACTGATGCTATATAG
- the LOC104450158 gene encoding phytohormone-binding protein, protein MKEAKTQATVNVGIDSLWKCLSKDLHSILPQVTPNFVQNAEVIEGDGSLGSVILFTFGPDVPKMKYQKEKIVELDESSHRIGLQVIEGGHLDLGFTFYKLSFQLTTVSEKQTLVDVMVAYDCETEETGSPSKSTASALACIKCLENHLLSTNAK, encoded by the exons ATGAAAGAAGCGAAGACTCAAGCGACGGTCAATGTCGGGATTGACTCGTTGTGGAAGTGTTTATCCAAGGATCTGCACTCTATCCTTCCACAGGTCACGCCAAACTTTGTGCAGAATGCAGAGGTCATTGAAGGAGATGGCAGCCTCGGTTCAGtcattcttttcacttttgGCCCGG ATGTGCCAAAAATGAAGTACCAGAAGGAGAAGATAGTGGAACTCGATGAGTCTTCGCATCGAATAGGGTTGCAAGTGATAGAAGGGGGTCACCTTGATCTGGGCTTCACCTTTTACAAACTTTCATTCCAACTGACGACAGTTTCAGAGAAGCAGACACTGGTGGATGTCATGGTGGCATATGACTGCGAGACAGAAGAAACGGGTTCTCCCTCAAAATCTACAGCTTCTGCACTCGCGTGTATCAAGTGCCTTGAGAATCATTTGTTGAGTACTAATGCTAAATAG
- the LOC104452082 gene encoding protein ULTRAPETALA 2, producing the protein MVRRKNAAPRRLNPVEMFDEPEIAQMKGHKIERDYVEVECGCTHGRLGDSCGFLRVYENGLFQINCNCNSGCQKENLTPTEFERHSDKSGNWKRHIWVTIGENKVPLEETPLMNYYDLASNEANHPTRLRFHRDEFVRCSRCKKERRFHLRSKEECRAHHDAVASKRWKCSDHPHKITCKDAEERAASKRPRGCKRSPICQGCPKCVCFGCLKCRFFDCGCRTCVDFLENVEP; encoded by the exons ATGGTCCGGAGGAAAAATGCCGCTCCAAGGAGACTAAATCCCGTGGAGATGTTTGACGAACCGGAGATAGCACAGATGAAGGGACATAAGATAGAAAGAGACTATGTGGAGGTCGAGTGCGGGTGTACCCACGGAAGGCTCGGCGATAGTTGCGGCTTTCTCCGCGTGTACGAAAATGGCTTGTTCCAAATCAACTGTAACTGTAACTCAGGTTGCCAGAAAG AAAACTTGACACCAACTGAGTTCGAGAGGCATTCTGACAAAAGTGGGAATTGGAAAAGACACATTTGGGTGACAATAGGTGAGAACAAGGTCCCTCTTGAGGAGACCCCTCTGATGAATTACTATGATTTGGCTTCCAACGAAGCGAATCATCCAACCAGGCTCAGATTCCACCGCGACGAGTTTGTTCGCTGCTCCAGGTGCAAGAAGGAGCGGCGGTTCCACCTCCGCAGCAAGGAGGAATGCCGAGCTCATCATGATGCCGTTGCCAGCAAGAGGTGGAAGTGTAGTGATCATCCCCACAA GATAACCTGTAAGGATGCGGAAGAGCGTGCTGCTAGCAAACGGCCCAGAGGATGTAAACGATCCCCAATATGTCAGGGTTGCCCTAAATGCGTGTGCTTTGGCTGCCTGAAATGCCGTTTCTTCGACTGCGGTTGCCGCACATGCGTGGATTTCCTGGAAAACGTCGAGCCCTGA